Proteins encoded by one window of Rhodamnia argentea isolate NSW1041297 chromosome 6, ASM2092103v1, whole genome shotgun sequence:
- the LOC115753205 gene encoding kinesin-like protein KIN-14T isoform X5, translating to MTLMERKNSTQKLAETIHSLLGLKSHLTSTWIRSVCGIMRTLPSPRSSDRIGLKISDTEKENNTSDTDLSIVIPKIGDELAELHDCIKRLNVRRRQVLNEYLDMKGNIRVFCRVRPMNVTEKIGCARPVVATDSSTVFLKVASGKNKSYSFDKVFHPSSSQGEVFSEVEPLIKSALDGYNACIFAYGQTGTGKTFTMEGTPDFPGIVPRSVEALFKHALESNCTHLFTFSMLEIYLGNLKDLLVPQPKQPTDLRPPCLSVQMDARGGIEVENLVAIPVSDYNQALRLYKLGSRFRSTASTNSNLTSSRSHCMIRLKITCYNAPERQRESNKVWLVDLGGSERVLKTKAWGKRLEEGKAINLSLSALGDVINALQRKKPHIPFRNSKLTQVLKDSLGEDSKTLMLVHVSPKEEDLCETICTLGFAARARSIHLGTEDSIESARKEAAMQSLQETMVKIEDERQRVSRKIKELTRKLENLTGTSPSYNHSTAEEPEFDFGTTKQKAKDVRAAPLSKLPRFMRPTICSQRKSGTEHQISEGKHLGQTKRRRAPSQRAGSVNFPMKSHSDFKSDCSISRASCLVDLDTMCNADTETEYSHDMTECDVKVVVLSEERSFLMTTDGKAQLDHEMVLPSIDSKFYSTEILEVADGLNSQNVISAAGGYKSKRVPAVPLPPKFRHNGQSNAGVSCLERSDAENSPSKGHIDIREYEEESQKSYSASSTSEAEIDELITYSTGFTDAHSETRCRTPSLTNESMICTKHSIDALMILDDDSIDYQRPHDAVCGRLNQNSSDGRVDQLPPMDGVKSETHSLEASPHQEHREYCFSLVGSLIDQEKELGVSTSNCNLEPDNYNASFGWTRGDTKRAGLFEKSAAGRQHDMLRLKHQRTLFKDNAGHNNVDNGLKLIAAEGYTQNTGMVVCPDICFTSHACNPFSLTFDRHVSSPPREVLESIFYRSSRTRTPKPWI from the exons ATGACATTGATGGAGAGGAAGAACTCTACCCAGAAGCTTGCCGAGACGATTCATTCCCTACTTGGGTTGAAGTCGCATTTGACTTCTACTTGGATCAGATCAGTATGTGGCATCATGAGAACCCTACCATCCCCTCGTTCGTCTGACAGGATCGGACTGAAAATATCTGACACAGAGAAGGAGAATAACACCAGTGACACGGACTTGAGCATTGTCATTCCGAAAATCGGAG ATGAACTTGCTGAGCTGCATGATTGTATCAAACGGTTGAACGTTCGAAGAAGGCAGGTTCTCAATGAGTACCTGGACATGAAAG GAAATATTCGTGTATTTTGCCGTGTCAGACCGATGAATGTGACTGAGAAAATTGGGTGCGCTAGGCCAGTTGTGGCCACAGATTCGAGCACTGTTTTCCTAAAAGTTGCAAGCGGCAAGAACAAAAGCTATAGTTTTGATAAGGTTTTCCACCCGAGTTCATCACAAG GTGAAGTTTTTAGCGAAGTTGAGCCTTTGATCAAATCTGCATTGGATGGGTATAATGCCTGCATCTTTGCATATGGTCAGACGGGCACAGGGAAAACTTTCACAATG GAAGGTACTCCAGATTTTCCGGGAATAGTGCCTCGTAGTGTTGAAGCACTGTTTAAGCATGCTTTGGAGAGTAATTGTACACACCTCTTCACTTTCAGCATGCTTGAGATTTATTTGGGTAATCTCAAAGATTTGCTTGTCCCTCAGCCTAAACAACCAACAGATCTGAGGCCGCCATG CCTTTCAGTCCAAATGGATGCTAGGGGTGGAATTGAGGTTGAAAACCTTGTGGCAATACCAGTGAGCGACTATAACCAAGCCCTAAGGTTGTATAAACTGGGTAGCCGATTCAGGTCAACTGCTTCTACAAATTCTAACTTAACTTCAAGCAGATCACACTG TATGATTCGCCTAAAAATCACATGCTACAATGCACCTGAGAGACAACGAGAATCAAATAAAGTTTGGTTGGTCGATCTTGGAGGTAGTGAGCGTGTTCTGAAAACAAAGGCATGGGGCAAGAGACTTGAAGAGGGAAAAGCAATTAACTTGTCGCTTTCTGCTCTTGGAGATGTCATCAATGCCCTCCAGAGGAAAAAGCCTCACATACCTTTCAG GAATAGCAAGCTGACACAAGTTCTAAAAGATTCACTAG GGGAGGATTCCAAAACGCTGATGCTGGTGCATGTGAGCCCAAAAGAGGAAGATCTCTGTGAGACAATATGTACATTAGGTTTTGCAGCAAGAGCGAGAAGCATCCACCTGGGAACTGAAGACTCTATA GAAAGTGCACGTAAGGAAGCTGCAATGCAAAGCCTGCAGGAAACTATGGTAAAGATTGAAGATGAGCGTCAAAGAGTAAGCAGAAAGATTAAAGAGTTAACGAGAAAGTTAGAAAATCTAACAGGGACATCACCTTCCTATAACCACTCAACTGCTGAAGAGCCTGAGTTCGATTTTGGCACCACCAAGCAAAAAGCCAAAGATGTGAGAGCAGCACCTCTATCTAAACTACCACGATTTATGAGGCCAACTATATGCAGCCAAAGAAAATCAGGGACTGAGCACCAAATTTCCGAGGGGAAGCACCTTggccaaacaaaaagaagaagggctCCATCTCAACGTGCAGGGTCTGTGAATTTCCCCATGAAGAGTCACTCAGATTTCAAGTCTGATTGCAGTATTTCCAGAGCCAGTTGCCTGGTCGACTTGGATACCATGTGCAATGCAGATACTGAGACAGAATACAGTCATGACATGACTGAATGCGATGTCAAAGTAGTCGTACTCTCAGAGGAGAGAAGCTTCCTGATGACGACTGATGGAAAGGCACAGTTAGACCATGAAATGGTTCTTCCTAGCATTGACAGCAAATTCTATTCCACAGAAATTCTAGAGGTCGCTGATGGGCTGAATTCGCAGAATGTGATAAGTGCTGCTGGTGGTTATAAGAGTAAACGGGTTCCAGCTGTTCCTCTTCCCCCGAAGTTCAGGCACAATGGACAGAGTAATGCGGGTGTATCGTGCCTTGAAAGATCAGATGCAGAGAATTCTCCATCGAAAGGCCACATAGACATTCGGGAATATGAGGAAGAAAGTCAGAAAAGCTACTCTGCAAGCTCAACATCTGAAGCGGAAATTGATGAACTCATTACCTATTCAACTGGTTTTACGGATGCACACTCTGAAACTCGTTGCAGAACTCCATCCTTAACAAATGAATCTATGATATGTACAAAACATAGCATTGATGCCTTGATGATACTGGACGATGACAGTATCGATTATCAACGTCCACATGATGCTGTGTGTGGTAGACTAAACCAGAACAGTAGTGATGGAAGAGTTGATCAATTGCCCCCCATGGATGGTGTAAAGAGTGAAACCCACAGTTTGGAGGCTTCCCCACATCAAGAACATAGAGAATATTGTTTTTCTCTGGTTGGATCTCTTATTGATCAAGAAAAAGAACTTGGGGTCAGTACATCAAACTGTAACTTGGAACCTGACAACTATAATGCGTCATTTGGATGGACTAGAGGAGATACCAAAAGGGCTGGCTTGTTTGAAAAATCAGCAGCAGGAAGACAACATGACATGCTCAGATTGAAACACCAACGCACTCTATTCAAAGACAATGCCGGTCATAATAATGTGGACAATGGCTTGAAATTGATTGCAGCAGAGGGATATACACAAAATACAGGTATGGTAGTTTGCCCAGATATTTGTTTCACGTCTCATGCTTGTAATCCCTTCTCTCTAACTTTTGACAGGCATGTTTCATCTCCTCCAAGAGAAGTTTTGGAATCTATATTTTACCGCTCTTCTAGGACTCGGACTCCAAAACCTTGGATTTGA
- the LOC115753205 gene encoding kinesin-like protein KIN-14T isoform X4, translating to MTYDEHSNRGKERLTFHKPLKMTLMERKNSTQKLAETIHSLLGLKSHLTSTWIRSVCGIMRTLPSPRSSDRIGLKISDTEKENNTSDTDLSIVIPKIGDELAELHDCIKRLNVRRRQVLNEYLDMKGNIRVFCRVRPMNVTEKIGCARPVVATDSSTVFLKVASGKNKSYSFDKVFHPSSSQGEVFSEVEPLIKSALDGYNACIFAYGQTGTGKTFTMEGTPDFPGIVPRSVEALFKHALESNCTHLFTFSMLEIYLGNLKDLLVPQPKQPTDLRPPCLSVQMDARGGIEVENLVAIPVSDYNQALRLYKLGSRFRSTASTNSNLTSSRSHCMIRLKITCYNAPERQRESNKVWLVDLGGSERVLKTKAWGKRLEEGKAINLSLSALGDVINALQRKKPHIPFRNSKLTQVLKDSLGEDSKTLMLVHVSPKEEDLCETICTLGFAARARSIHLGTEDSIESARKEAAMQSLQETMVKIEDERQRVSRKIKELTRKLENLTGTSPSYNHSTAEEPEFDFGTTKQKAKDVRAAPLSKLPRFMRPTICSQRKSGTEHQISEGKHLGQTKRRRAPSQRAGSVNFPMKSHSDFKSDCSISRASCLVDLDTMCNADTETEYSHDMTECDVKVVVLSEERSFLMTTDGKAQLDHEMVLPSIDSKFYSTEILEVADGLNSQNVISAAGGYKSKRVPAVPLPPKFRHNGQSNAGVSCLERSDAENSPSKGHIDIREYEEESQKSYSASSTSEAEIDELITYSTGFTDAHSETRCRTPSLTNESMICTKHSIDALMILDDDSIDYQRPHDAVCGRLNQNSSDGRVDQLPPMDGVKSETHSLEASPHQEHREYCFSLVGSLIDQEKELGVSTSNCNLEPDNYNASFGWTRGDTKRAGLFEKSAAGRQHDMLRLKHQRTLFKDNAGHNNVDNGLKLIAAEGYTQNTGMVVCPDICFTSHACNPFSLTFDRHVSSPPREVLESIFYRSSRTRTPKPWI from the exons ATGACTTATGATGAGCATTCGAACAGGGGGAAGGAAAGATTAACCTTCCACAAGCCACTGAAGATGACATTGATGGAGAGGAAGAACTCTACCCAGAAGCTTGCCGAGACGATTCATTCCCTACTTGGGTTGAAGTCGCATTTGACTTCTACTTGGATCAGATCAGTATGTGGCATCATGAGAACCCTACCATCCCCTCGTTCGTCTGACAGGATCGGACTGAAAATATCTGACACAGAGAAGGAGAATAACACCAGTGACACGGACTTGAGCATTGTCATTCCGAAAATCGGAG ATGAACTTGCTGAGCTGCATGATTGTATCAAACGGTTGAACGTTCGAAGAAGGCAGGTTCTCAATGAGTACCTGGACATGAAAG GAAATATTCGTGTATTTTGCCGTGTCAGACCGATGAATGTGACTGAGAAAATTGGGTGCGCTAGGCCAGTTGTGGCCACAGATTCGAGCACTGTTTTCCTAAAAGTTGCAAGCGGCAAGAACAAAAGCTATAGTTTTGATAAGGTTTTCCACCCGAGTTCATCACAAG GTGAAGTTTTTAGCGAAGTTGAGCCTTTGATCAAATCTGCATTGGATGGGTATAATGCCTGCATCTTTGCATATGGTCAGACGGGCACAGGGAAAACTTTCACAATG GAAGGTACTCCAGATTTTCCGGGAATAGTGCCTCGTAGTGTTGAAGCACTGTTTAAGCATGCTTTGGAGAGTAATTGTACACACCTCTTCACTTTCAGCATGCTTGAGATTTATTTGGGTAATCTCAAAGATTTGCTTGTCCCTCAGCCTAAACAACCAACAGATCTGAGGCCGCCATG CCTTTCAGTCCAAATGGATGCTAGGGGTGGAATTGAGGTTGAAAACCTTGTGGCAATACCAGTGAGCGACTATAACCAAGCCCTAAGGTTGTATAAACTGGGTAGCCGATTCAGGTCAACTGCTTCTACAAATTCTAACTTAACTTCAAGCAGATCACACTG TATGATTCGCCTAAAAATCACATGCTACAATGCACCTGAGAGACAACGAGAATCAAATAAAGTTTGGTTGGTCGATCTTGGAGGTAGTGAGCGTGTTCTGAAAACAAAGGCATGGGGCAAGAGACTTGAAGAGGGAAAAGCAATTAACTTGTCGCTTTCTGCTCTTGGAGATGTCATCAATGCCCTCCAGAGGAAAAAGCCTCACATACCTTTCAG GAATAGCAAGCTGACACAAGTTCTAAAAGATTCACTAG GGGAGGATTCCAAAACGCTGATGCTGGTGCATGTGAGCCCAAAAGAGGAAGATCTCTGTGAGACAATATGTACATTAGGTTTTGCAGCAAGAGCGAGAAGCATCCACCTGGGAACTGAAGACTCTATA GAAAGTGCACGTAAGGAAGCTGCAATGCAAAGCCTGCAGGAAACTATGGTAAAGATTGAAGATGAGCGTCAAAGAGTAAGCAGAAAGATTAAAGAGTTAACGAGAAAGTTAGAAAATCTAACAGGGACATCACCTTCCTATAACCACTCAACTGCTGAAGAGCCTGAGTTCGATTTTGGCACCACCAAGCAAAAAGCCAAAGATGTGAGAGCAGCACCTCTATCTAAACTACCACGATTTATGAGGCCAACTATATGCAGCCAAAGAAAATCAGGGACTGAGCACCAAATTTCCGAGGGGAAGCACCTTggccaaacaaaaagaagaagggctCCATCTCAACGTGCAGGGTCTGTGAATTTCCCCATGAAGAGTCACTCAGATTTCAAGTCTGATTGCAGTATTTCCAGAGCCAGTTGCCTGGTCGACTTGGATACCATGTGCAATGCAGATACTGAGACAGAATACAGTCATGACATGACTGAATGCGATGTCAAAGTAGTCGTACTCTCAGAGGAGAGAAGCTTCCTGATGACGACTGATGGAAAGGCACAGTTAGACCATGAAATGGTTCTTCCTAGCATTGACAGCAAATTCTATTCCACAGAAATTCTAGAGGTCGCTGATGGGCTGAATTCGCAGAATGTGATAAGTGCTGCTGGTGGTTATAAGAGTAAACGGGTTCCAGCTGTTCCTCTTCCCCCGAAGTTCAGGCACAATGGACAGAGTAATGCGGGTGTATCGTGCCTTGAAAGATCAGATGCAGAGAATTCTCCATCGAAAGGCCACATAGACATTCGGGAATATGAGGAAGAAAGTCAGAAAAGCTACTCTGCAAGCTCAACATCTGAAGCGGAAATTGATGAACTCATTACCTATTCAACTGGTTTTACGGATGCACACTCTGAAACTCGTTGCAGAACTCCATCCTTAACAAATGAATCTATGATATGTACAAAACATAGCATTGATGCCTTGATGATACTGGACGATGACAGTATCGATTATCAACGTCCACATGATGCTGTGTGTGGTAGACTAAACCAGAACAGTAGTGATGGAAGAGTTGATCAATTGCCCCCCATGGATGGTGTAAAGAGTGAAACCCACAGTTTGGAGGCTTCCCCACATCAAGAACATAGAGAATATTGTTTTTCTCTGGTTGGATCTCTTATTGATCAAGAAAAAGAACTTGGGGTCAGTACATCAAACTGTAACTTGGAACCTGACAACTATAATGCGTCATTTGGATGGACTAGAGGAGATACCAAAAGGGCTGGCTTGTTTGAAAAATCAGCAGCAGGAAGACAACATGACATGCTCAGATTGAAACACCAACGCACTCTATTCAAAGACAATGCCGGTCATAATAATGTGGACAATGGCTTGAAATTGATTGCAGCAGAGGGATATACACAAAATACAGGTATGGTAGTTTGCCCAGATATTTGTTTCACGTCTCATGCTTGTAATCCCTTCTCTCTAACTTTTGACAGGCATGTTTCATCTCCTCCAAGAGAAGTTTTGGAATCTATATTTTACCGCTCTTCTAGGACTCGGACTCCAAAACCTTGGATTTGA